One Dialister invisus DSM 15470 genomic region harbors:
- a CDS encoding electron transfer flavoprotein subunit alpha/FixB family protein, protein MDFSDYKGIYVVAIPKYGEIQKVTGELIGASRELAAELNESVSVVLVGSEIRDKAQELIHLGADFVYVMDAPIFTHYDGVAYQKALTGFFKEKKPNIVMFGADPYGRDLAPRMAADLVCGVTADVTELSVEPETKLVVWSRPAMGGNITADIVSPDFRPQVGTVRAGTFRYPTYDESRIGEIIDVPVHLGLEDFGTLLKEILPEISDDNPVEEASVIVSGGRGIHSEKEWVQLHELAELLGASVGCSRPIAELGWEKQSHQIGQTGKGVSPKVYFAFGISGAMQHLCAVKADVLIAVNRDAKAPIMETADYAVIADLKTFLPLFIEKIKMIKSEKQ, encoded by the coding sequence ATGGATTTTTCTGATTATAAAGGAATTTACGTTGTTGCCATTCCTAAATATGGTGAAATACAGAAAGTTACGGGGGAATTGATTGGAGCTTCCCGTGAATTGGCTGCTGAACTGAATGAATCGGTGTCCGTTGTTCTTGTGGGAAGTGAGATTCGCGATAAAGCACAAGAACTTATTCATCTTGGTGCGGATTTCGTTTACGTTATGGATGCACCGATTTTTACGCATTATGATGGTGTGGCATATCAGAAGGCTTTAACGGGATTTTTTAAAGAAAAGAAACCCAATATCGTGATGTTTGGAGCAGATCCTTATGGCAGGGATTTGGCTCCTCGTATGGCGGCAGACTTAGTTTGCGGTGTAACGGCAGATGTAACGGAATTATCTGTTGAACCGGAAACGAAACTGGTTGTCTGGTCCCGTCCGGCGATGGGAGGAAATATTACGGCGGATATTGTCAGTCCTGATTTCCGTCCGCAAGTAGGGACGGTCAGGGCAGGGACATTCCGGTATCCCACATATGATGAAAGCCGTATTGGTGAAATTATTGATGTTCCCGTCCATCTGGGGCTGGAAGATTTTGGCACGCTTTTAAAAGAAATTCTACCTGAAATTTCTGATGATAATCCGGTGGAAGAGGCGTCTGTTATTGTTTCCGGCGGTCGCGGTATTCATTCAGAAAAAGAATGGGTACAACTTCATGAATTGGCGGAACTGCTTGGCGCATCAGTGGGATGCAGCAGACCTATAGCTGAACTTGGCTGGGAGAAACAGAGCCATCAAATCGGACAAACCGGTAAAGGTGTTTCTCCCAAGGTATATTTTGCTTTTGGGATTTCCGGTGCTATGCAGCATTTGTGTGCAGTAAAAGCGGATGTTCTTATCGCGGTAAACCGTGATGCGAAAGCACCGATTATGGAAACAGCGGATTATGCGGTCATTGCGGATTTAAAAACATTCCTGCCGTTATTTATTGAAAAAATAAAAATGATAAAATCTGAAAAACAATAA